A window of Castanea sativa cultivar Marrone di Chiusa Pesio chromosome 1, ASM4071231v1 contains these coding sequences:
- the LOC142640440 gene encoding leucine-rich repeat extensin-like protein 4: protein MQTLGCCCCCLLLSFLLFSSFSSALSDKEVNLIARRQLLSLHPHGGDLPDDYEFQVDLNCTFPNPRLRRAYIALHAWKNAIYSDPLNTTGNWVGTNVCDYNGVFCATSLDEAKETVVAGIDMNQADIAGYLPAELGLLTEIALFHINSNRFCGIVPESFNRLTLLHELDISNNRFVGPFPKVVLSIPNLRYLDIRYNDFEGELPHGLFDKEFDALFLNNNRFTSTIPDNFGNSPASVIVVANNHFKGCIPSSIGKMAGTLNEIIFLNNDFSGCLPADIGLLGNVSVLDIGSNKFSGILPKTFKELSMVEELDISGNMLTGFVSESICRLPSLVNFTFSYNYFNGEAPECVPQSSKDIVFDDTSNCLPDRPKQKSSKVCAPVVNRPVDCSKAKCGVSSPPPTPKPSPPKASPPPPPVHSPPPPPVYSPPPPVHSPPPPVHSSPPPPPPVHSPPPPVHSPPPPPPPVHSPPPPVYSPPPPVHSPPPPPPPVYSPPPPVHSPPPPPQAPSPAPSPDPYDNSPIIRERPPPPPSPSPPPPVKSPPPPVHSPPPPVHSPPPPVHSPPPPPPPVHSPPPPVHSPPPPVHSPPPPVYSPPPPVHSPPPPPPPVYSPPPPVHSPPPPSPPPPVHSPPPPVHSPPPPVHSPPPPVHSPPPPVHSPPPPVHSPPPPVHSPPPPVHSPPPPVHSPPPPVHSPPPPVKSPPPPAHSPPPPVHSPPPPVHSPPPPVFSPPPPEFVLPPTSGFEYSSPPPPIYPGY, encoded by the exons GTTTGCATCCTCACGGTGGTGATTTACCTGATGACTATGAGTTTCAGGTTGATTTGAATTGTACATTTCCTAATCCTAGGCTTAGACGTGCCTACATTGCACTCCATGCATGGAAAAATGCAATCTACTCAGACCCTTTGAACACCACAGGGAATTGGGTTGGTACCAATGTTTGTGATTACAATGGTGTATTTTGTGCTACGTCTCTCGATGAAGCAAAAGAAACTGTTGTGGCTGGCATCGATATGAACCAAGCCGATATTGCTGGGTACCTTCCGGCGGAGTTGGGTTTATTGACAGAAATTGCTTTGTTCCACATCAATTCCAACAGGTTTTGTGGGATTGTTCCTGAGAGTTTCAATAGACTTACGCTTCTCCACGAGCTTGATATCAGCAACAACCGGTTTGTAGGTCCATTCCCTAAGGTTGTTCTTTCAATTCCAAATTTAAGGTACCTTGATATTAGGTACAATGACTTTGAGGGAGAGTTGCCTCATGGGCTCTTCGACAAggaatttgatgctctattcttGAACAATAATCGGTTCACATCCACAATTCCTGATAATTTCGGAAACTCTCCTGCCTCAGTTATTGTAGTCGCCAATAATCATTTCAAGGGCTGCATTCCAAGTAGTATTGGAAAAATGGCTGGCACATTGAACGAGATTATATTCTTGAACAATGATTTTTCAGGATGTTTGCCTGCTGATATTGGATTGCTTGGAAATGTGTCGGTGTTGGACATTGGTTCCAACAAATTCAGTGGAATCTTACCAAAGACATTCAAAGAACTTTCCATGGTTGAAGAGTTGGACATTTCAGGCAACATGTTGACAGGGTTTGTGTCTGAGAGCATTTGCCGATTGCCTAGCTTGGTGAACTTCACATTCTCCTACAATTACTTCAATGGTGAGGCCCCAGAATGTGTGCCTCAATCTAGTAAGGACATTGTTTTTGATGATACAAGCAACTGCTTACCAGATAGGCCAAAACAAAAGTCATCTAAAGTTTGTGCTCCTGTGGTGAACCGACCGGTTGATTGCAGCAAGGCCAAGTGTGGAGTCTCATCACCACCTCCTACACCAAAACCATCTCCTCCCAAagcatcaccaccaccaccaccagtccaTTCTCCACCGCCGCCACCAGTCTATTCTCCTCCCCCTCCTGTTCACtccccaccaccaccagtaCATtcctcaccaccaccaccaccaccagtccaCTCTCCTCCACCGCCAGTACAttccccaccaccaccaccaccaccagttcACTCACCTCCACCACCGGTATATTCCCCTCCACCTCCAGTTCACTCTCCACCACCACCCCCACCTCCAGTATACTCACCTCCACCACCAGTTCActctccacctccaccaccacaaGCTCCGTCTCCTGCACCATCTCCTGATCCTTATGATAATTCACCCATTATCAGGGAACGacctcctcctcccccatctCCCTCACCACCCCCACCTGTgaaatcaccaccaccaccagtccaCTCTCCTCCCCCTCCTGTTCACtccccaccaccaccagtacattccccaccaccaccaccaccaccagtccaCTCTCCTCCACCGCCAGTACATTCCCCACCACCACCAGTTCACTCACCTCCACCACCGGTATATTCCCCTCCACCTCCAGTTCACTCTCCACCACCACCCCCACCTCCAGTATACTCACCTCCACCACCAGTTCActctccacctccacc atcaccaccaccaccagtccaCTCTCCTCCACCACCAGTTCATTCCCCTCCACCTCCAGTCCACTCTCCTCCGCCACCAGTACATTCCCCACCACCTCCAGTCCATTCTCCTCCTCCCCCAGTACATTCCCCTCCACCACCAGTCCATTCACCTCCACCACCAGTACATTCACCGCCGCCCCCAGTACATTCCCCCCCACCCCCAGTCCATTCACCGCCGCCACCAGTAAAATCACCACCACCCCCAGCACACTCACCGCCACCACCCGTACATTCCCCTCCACCCCCAGTTCACTCACCGCCACCACCAGTTTTCTCACCCCCACCACCAGAGTTCGTTCTTCCCCCAACGTCAGGCTTTGAATACAGTTCACCACCTCCACCTATATACCCAGGCTACTAG